One Plasmodium cynomolgi strain B DNA, chromosome 12, whole genome shotgun sequence genomic region harbors:
- a CDS encoding aspartic protease PM5 (putative): LYVLTLYALNAECKREPVEGQTKDLLYKYKLYGDIDEYAYYFIDIDIGTPEQRISLILDTGSSSLSFPCAGCKNCGVHMENPFNLNNSKTSSILYCDENEECPFKLNCVKGKCEYMQSYCEGSQISGFYFSDVVSVMSYNNEKISFRKLMGCHMHEESLFLYQQATGVLGMSLSKPQGIPTFINLLFGNAPQLKEVFTICISENGGELIAGGYDPAYIVRKGKEQSQGQGQSLGQGQSQGKEQAAQQGEPKQRGGDSPTREDPELALRDAEKIVWESVTRKYYYYIRVRGLDLFGTNMMSTSKGLEMLVDSGSTFTHIPEDLYNKLNYFFDILCIQDMNNAYDVNKRLKITKESLNNPLVQFDDFRKSLKTIISKENMCVKIVEGVQCWKSLEGLPDLFVTLSKNYKMKWQPHSYLYKKESFWCKGIEKQVNNKPILGLTFFKNRQVIFDLQKNRIGFVDSNCPSHPTHTRPRTYNEYKRKDNIFLKIPFFYLYSLFVVFALSILLSLVFYVKRLYHMEYNALPSEGKAPADA, encoded by the coding sequence CTGTATGTGCTAACCCTCTATGCGTTGAATGCAGAGTGCAAAAGAGAACCAGTGGAGGGTCAAACCAAAGACCTCCTGTATAAGTACAAGCTATATGGAGACATAGACGAGTATGCGTACTACTTCATAGATATAGATATTGGTACCCCGGAGCAAAGAATTTCGTTGATTTTAGACACGGGGTCATCCTCGTTGAGCTTCCCATGTGCAGGGTGCAAGAATTGCGGAGTGCACATGGAAAACCCCTTTAACTTGAATAACTCTAAAACGTCATCCATTCTGTATTGTGATGAAAATGAGGAGTGTCCTTTTAAGCTGAACTGTGTTAAGGggaaatgtgaatatatgcAGTCCTACTGTGAGGGTTCTCAAATTAGTGGATTTTATTTCTCAGATGTAGTGAGTGTGATGTCATACAATAATGAGAAAATAAGCTTTAGGAAGCTTATGGGGTGTCACATGCATGAGGAGAGTCTCTTTCTATACCAGCAGGCGACTGGCGTTTTAGGTATGAGTCTTTCTAAGCCGCAGGGTATTCCCACATTTATCAATTTGCTGTTTGGGAATGCCCCGCAGCTGAAGGAGGTGTTTACCATTTGTATTTCTGAAAATGGGGGCGAGCTGATCGCGGGGGGGTACGACCCGGCCTACATCGTGCGCAAGGGGAAGGAGCAGTCACAGGGGCAGGGGCAGTCACTGGGGCAGGGGCAGTCACAGGGGAAGGAGCAGGCCGCCCAGCAGGGTGAGCCCAAGCAGCGGGGGGGGGACTCCCCGACAAGGGAAGACCCAGAACTGGCACTGCGTGATGCAGAAAAAATCGTATGGGAAAGTGTGACAAGGAAGTACTACTACTACATAAGAGTGAGGGGATTGGACCTGTTTGGAACCAACATGATGAGTACAAGTAAGGGACTCGAAATGCTTGTGGATTCAGGAAGTACATTCACGCACATTCCAGAAGACCTGtacaataaattaaattactTCTTTGATATACTTTGCATTCAAGACATGAATAACGCGTATGATGTTAATAAAAggttaaaaattacaaaagaGTCGCTTAATAACCCTTTGGTCCAATTCGATGATTTTAGGAAGTCCTTAAAGACTATCATATCGAAGGAGAACATGTGCGTTAAAATAGTGGAGGGAGTGCAGTGTTGGAAGTCCCTGGAGGGGTTACCCGATCTGTTTGTTACTCTATCGAAGAACTACAAAATGAAGTGGCAACCACATTCGTATCTCTACAAGAAGGAAAGCTTTTGGTGTAAGGGCATAGAGAAACAGGTAAATAATAAGCCCATATTAgggttaactttttttaagaacAGACAAGTAATTTTCGACTTGCAGAAGAATCGCATCGGGTTTGTCGACTCCAATTGTCCGTCTCATCCGACTCATACTAGACCTAGGACTTATAATGAGTACAAAAGGAAGgacaacatatttttaaaaattccttttttttacctgtacAGCCTTTTTGTTGTGTTCGCCCTGAGCATATTGCTGTCTCTGGTGTTCTACGTCAAGCGGCTGTACCACATGGAGTACAACGCGCTCCCCTCCGAGGGGAAGGCACCGGCGGACGCGTAG
- a CDS encoding 60S ribosomal protein L23a (putative), with amino-acid sequence MVEGTKDKKTTVDKKKQDGKNKKNVKNVKGNPKAAATGNDKLAKKKGTIKEKKQLYKGKVKKSLGKQVAGKDQQVKKGATEESKKKKKITTSIRFKRPKTLKLPKNPKCPKIIKSCYKKTLDKYGILKYPLTSEKAMKKIEEINTLVFICDKRADKKKIMKSVRNLFGINCEKVNVLNRLNGDKKAYVRLSKDHDALEVANKIGIL; translated from the exons ATGGTAGAGGGGACTAAggataaaa AAACCACcgtggataaaaaaaaacaggatggtaaaaacaaaaaaaacgtcaaGAATGTAAAGGGCAACCCCAAGGCAGCAGCCACCGGCAATGACAAGCTGGCCAAGAAGAAAGGAACCAtcaaggagaaaaagcaaCTATACAAGggaaaggttaaaaaaagcTTGGGTAAACAGGTGGCCGGAAAGGACCAGCAGGTGAAGAAGGGCGCCACCGAGGAGtccaagaagaagaagaaaatcacCACGTCCATTCGGTTTAAGCG ACCGAAAACGCTGAAATTGCCCAAAAACCCAAAGTGCCCGAAAATCATCAAATCATGCTACAAGAAAACGCTGGACAAGTATGGAATTTTGAAATACCCCCTGACGTCAGAAAAGGCCATGAAAAAGATAGAAGAAATAAACACGCTCGTTTTTATTTGCGACAAGAGGGCggataagaagaaaattatgaagtCAGTGAGGAACCTCTTCGGCATTAACTGCGAGAAGGTCAATGTGCTGAACAG ACTCAACGGAGATAAGAAGGCATACGTGCGTCTGTCAAAGGACCACGACGCGTTGGAGGTAGCCAACAAGATCGGAATTCTataa
- a CDS encoding N-acetyltransferase (putative), whose product MKDVEDYLTKHSLVCFVHYRLTADYPPNEHTTICYLYEIQIVQEFTKLGIGKHLIGMLEALCRRINIPKIVCTVLKSNVNAVSFYKTKCSFMMDESSPDNFASEDSEECEYEILKRVVRS is encoded by the coding sequence ATGAAGGATGTGGAGGATTATCTGACGAAACACTCTCTAGTCTGTTTTGTACACTACAGACTGACGGCAGATTACCCACCCAATGAGCACACGACCATCTGCTACCTTTACGAAATCCAGATCGTGCAGGAGTTCACCAAACTGGGGATCGGAAAGCACCTCATCGGTATGTTGGAGGCTCTGTGCAGAAGAATCAATATACCCAAAATTGTATGCACCGTGTTGAAGAGCAACGTTAATGCCGTTTCGTTTTATAAGACCAAGTGTTCCTTCATGATGGACGAGAGCTCACCGGATAACTTCGCGTCGGAGGACTCGGAGGAGTGCGAATACGAGATATTGAAGCGGGTCGTGCGCAGCTAG